The DNA window TTACTCTTTCCATTATGTTAAATGCGCTCTTTGGCTTTACACCTTTATACATAAGATAAAGCATTATATCGTCCCTTGTACAGATTACTTCTTTAAGTGTGGCGGTGTTGCTTCTTATAAGGTCCTGGGCATTATTAAGCCATACATCCGTACCGTGGGACAGTCCGCTTATCCTTACCAGTTCCGCAAAGGTTTTAGGCTTTGTATCCACAAGCATCTGCCTTACAAACTTTGTTCCAAATTCAGGAAGGCCTAAGGTTCCGACCTCGCAGTTTATATCTCCTTTTTTTATTCCCAAAGGCTCAGGGGAGGTAAATAGCCCGATTACCCTTTCATCTCCTAAAGGCAGGGTTGTTGGATCTATTCCCGTTAAATCCTGAAGCATTTTAATTACCGTCGGGTCGTCATGACCTAATATATCAAGCTTAAGTAACCTTCCGCTTATGGAATGGTAATCAAAATGGGTGGTTATGATATCCGATTCAGAATCATCAGCCGGGTGCTGCACCGGAGTAAACTGATATATTTCATTATCTCTCGGAACGACCATTACACCGCCTGGGTGCTGGCCTGTTGTCCTTTTAACTCCCGTACACCCTTTAGTAAGCCTCTCAACCTCTGCTTGGGAAGTTACTATGTTTTTTTCTGCAAGATAGTTTTTAACAAAACCATAGGCAGTTTTATCAGCAATTGTACCGATGGTCCCCGCTCTGAAGACATGTCCCTTTCCAAAGAGCTCTTCTGTATATCTATGAGCTACGGGTTGATAATCTCCCGAGAAATTCAAGTCTATATCAGGCTCCTTGTCTCCTTCAAATCCTAAAAATACTTCAAAGGGTATGTCGTGTCCTTCCTTTATTAGCTCCTCACCGCAGTTGGGGCATATTTTATCCTCCAAATCAGCACCGGAGCCTATGGAGCCGTCGGTTATAAATTCCGAGTGCTTGCACTTTTTGCATACATAATGAGGGGGAAGGGGATTAACTTCTGTAATACCGCACATGGTAGCCACAAAGGAAGATCCTACAGAGCCCCTGGAGCCTACCAGATAGCCGTCATTTACAGACTTATGAACCAGCTTTTGGGCTATTAAGTACAATACGGCATAGCCGTTATTTATTATAGAATTTAATTCTTTATCTAATCTTTTCACGACTATCTCTGGAAGGTTTTCTCCATATATCTCATGAGCTCTGTCCATGGTCATCTTTCTGATTTCATCATCGGCACCGTCTATTTTAGGCGTAAAGGTTTCATCGGGTATGGGCTTTATAACCTCCACCATATCCGCAATTAAATTGGGATTTTTTATAACAACATCATAGGCATACTCTTTGCCTAAATAAGAAAATTCATCCATCATCTCCCGCGTGGTCTTTAAATAGAGAGGAGCCTGCTTGTCTGCATCTTCAAAGCCCTGACCTGACATCAAAATCCTTCTGTATACCTCATCTTCGGGATTTAAGAAATGGACGTCTCCTGTGGCAACCACAGGCTTTTTATATTTAATACCTAAATCCACTATCCTTTTGTTGATGTTTTTTAGCTCTTCTTCATTTTGCACCCTGTTTTCACGGACTAAAAATTCATTATTGGCAATTGGCTGAATTTCAAGATAATCATAAAATCTCACAATGTCCGCAAGCTCAGAATCGCTTGCCCCGCGCAGCACTTCCCTGAATAAAAGCCCCGCTTCACAGCCCGAACCTATTATAAGCCCTTCTTTATACTCCATAAGAAGGCTCTTTAAAATCCTCGGCCTCCTGTAATAATAGTTCAAGTGGGATATGGAAATAAGCTTATATAGATTCAAAAGTCCTTCATAATTTTTAACTATTAAAACTGTGTGGTAGGTATCGGCCTTTTTATAATCCTGCTTTCCGTTAAATATGCTGTTTATATCCTTAAGCTTACTTGCACCCTTTTCTTTAATGATATCAAGGCATTTTAAAAATATCCTTCCGGTACATTCAGAATCATCCACTGCCCTGTGATGGTTTTCAAGTTTTATACCTAAGTGCTTTGCAACTACATCAAGCTTATGCTTCTTAAGTTCAGGGAAAAGCATTCTTGATAAGGTTAAGGTATCAACAACGGGATTATTTATTTCCGCTCCCAGCTTCCTTGCGTTTTGCTTTATAAAGCCTACATCAAATTTGGCATTATGGGCAACTAAAGGCGCATCCCCAATAAAGCTTAAAAATTCCGGCAGTACGACAGATATAGGGGGCTTGTCCTTAACCATTTCATCATCAATTCCAGTTAATTCAACAATATTCCTTGGAATTTTAACTCCTGGGTTTATAAGGGCGCTGAAGCTGTCTGTAATCTGCCCTTCCTTTATTTTAACGGCACCTATCTCCGTTATCTTGTCCGTAAAGCTTGACAATCCCGTGGTTTCAATGTCAAATACAACAAACTCACAATCTAAGGAGG is part of the Oxobacter pfennigii genome and encodes:
- a CDS encoding PolC-type DNA polymerase III, whose product is MTKALKEFLKGIEIEENLVPLVEDINIEKVSVNKKDRSFNIYVKSTIELHSDAIKSLCSIIRKKYGINETVDIIPIKKPAKALDMNTMDSEYFEDIIKYVSLKVPMINGSFKNVQRKIEANDYILILENKFSYDFLTSKGCHDLIREYIKENYGIKVNIKLDYKEDLSSHTEYFAKKQEEDKALLSDFIKNTKNSSSAAIKEDSKSPLILGKKTDDFVIPIKEVNDLSGRITIEGDIFDLKIIETKTGRTIISFNITDYTSSITVKAFPNEKTGDALKERLKVGLHCKVRGEASFDKYSKETTMIASDIEETKGISRMDDYPEKRVELHLHTQMSSMDGVSDVSHLIKTAAKWGHKAVAITDHGVVQAFPEAAEAAAKYNIKVLYGVEAYMVDDGVPIVYNSNDTSLDCEFVVFDIETTGLSSFTDKITEIGAVKIKEGQITDSFSALINPGVKIPRNIVELTGIDDEMVKDKPPISVVLPEFLSFIGDAPLVAHNAKFDVGFIKQNARKLGAEINNPVVDTLTLSRMLFPELKKHKLDVVAKHLGIKLENHHRAVDDSECTGRIFLKCLDIIKEKGASKLKDINSIFNGKQDYKKADTYHTVLIVKNYEGLLNLYKLISISHLNYYYRRPRILKSLLMEYKEGLIIGSGCEAGLLFREVLRGASDSELADIVRFYDYLEIQPIANNEFLVRENRVQNEEELKNINKRIVDLGIKYKKPVVATGDVHFLNPEDEVYRRILMSGQGFEDADKQAPLYLKTTREMMDEFSYLGKEYAYDVVIKNPNLIADMVEVIKPIPDETFTPKIDGADDEIRKMTMDRAHEIYGENLPEIVVKRLDKELNSIINNGYAVLYLIAQKLVHKSVNDGYLVGSRGSVGSSFVATMCGITEVNPLPPHYVCKKCKHSEFITDGSIGSGADLEDKICPNCGEELIKEGHDIPFEVFLGFEGDKEPDIDLNFSGDYQPVAHRYTEELFGKGHVFRAGTIGTIADKTAYGFVKNYLAEKNIVTSQAEVERLTKGCTGVKRTTGQHPGGVMVVPRDNEIYQFTPVQHPADDSESDIITTHFDYHSISGRLLKLDILGHDDPTVIKMLQDLTGIDPTTLPLGDERVIGLFTSPEPLGIKKGDINCEVGTLGLPEFGTKFVRQMLVDTKPKTFAELVRISGLSHGTDVWLNNAQDLIRSNTATLKEVICTRDDIMLYLMYKGVKPKSAFNIMERVRKGKGLRPEDMEEMKANDVPQWYIDSCNKIKYMFPKGHAVAYVMMAIRIAYFKVYYPLCYYAAYFSIRADEFDADIITKGEKSITDKIKSIEAMGNEASQKDKGLLTILEIALEMHKRGFSFCPVDLYKSDAVKFLIEGNSLIPPLNSLQGLGEAAARSIMESREKGNFISIEDLRNRAKVSKTVIEILKNHGCLRDMPESNQLTLF